One Vibrio sp. CDRSL-10 TSBA genomic window, TGCCGCTGGATGTGATTAATGAGGTGATGACACATAACCATGACTGGCAACAAGCTGGTTTTGGGGTATCGGGAGAAACGTATCTGGTCGGCGGCGATAAGCGCATGCGTTCAGACTCGCGCTTTATTGCTGAAGATAAAACGGGTTATCTCAAACTGATGCAGGAGCTCGGGGTAAGTGGTGCTACGCTGGCAAAAATGGACGCGCAGTCCACTTCAATTGGTCTGCAAACCGTCGATTCAGATTCGGTAACACGGGCATTGAAAGGCGAGCAGGGAGTCGCATTGATCACAGATTATCGCAATGTCTCCGTGCTGTCCGCTTATACACCACTTAATTTACAAGGTCTGAATTGGGTGTTAATGAGTGAGATTGATGAATCTGAAGCGTTAGGTTTCTTAACCACATTAAACACCCATATTAAGCAATCGGCTTTCTATCTGCTGGCTCCTGCGGTCATCATCGGACTGATTGTTGCTTTCGTCATGTCGCGTTCAATTCTGGCGCCGCTCAATCGGATGCAGAACACGGTTAAACAGTTGGGTTCCGGTAGCGGCGATTTACGTTACCGTCTGGAAGAGAAAGGCAATGATGAAATTACCGACCTGTCGCGTGGTTTCAATGCCTTTATTGCTCACCTGGATGACACCTTCTCGTCACTGTTGGGTTCGATTCAACGTATGGAGCCGATGTCGCAGGACGTCGATGATCTTAATGCCAAGTTGAGCGGTGCCTCGACTTCGATGCATGATCAGTCGCAACAAGTGCGTGAACAGATGAACCAGTCGGCAGAGACCAGCCAGTTGGTGACCGGGGAGCTGGAAGGGATACAGCATGCTTCTTCTAATACGGTCCAAGTGTTGGGTGAAGGCCGTGCATCGGTCGCTGAAACCGTGTCTCAGATGGATAATCTCAGCAATGATCTTTCCCTGGTGGCGCAGGCAGTGCGTGAGTTGACGGTGGATGCAGAGAAAATTCGTCAGGTTATTGTGGTTATCAATGATATTGCCGAACAGACTAACCTGCTGGCGCTTAATGCGGCGATTGAAGCCGCGCGCGCCGGAGAGCAGGGACGCGGGTTTGCCGTGGTTGCCGACGAAGTGCGTAACCTGTCAGTCAAGACCCGTTTCTTCGACGGACAGTGTCAGTGAACTGATTGGGGCGATCCGCACCAGTACGCAGAGAGTCGAACATGTGATGACCGACAGTCTGGAGTCAGCCAATACCTGCTCGGAGCGGGTCAATCAGGCGCAGGACACCTGGCATGATATTGAAAGTGCGATTGCCAATATCTCTGAACATGTTGACCGAATTGGCAGTGCGATTCAGGAGCAGGGGCAGCAACAGGCGATGGTTTCCCGCAATTTCTCGGCGATGGATAAGCAGTTTGCGCTGATTCAGGAAGCGATTGAAGACAGCTCATTGATTGGTCAGGACATCGACAAGATGGGCACCAAGTTACAATCCTTTGCCAGCTTATTCGAGGTGACTGAGGCGAATTTCTCGACCGCCAGACGAGCGAAGATGCGTCATGACGGTGAGCAAGATTAGTTGAACTTTACGGGAGTTCGAGGGGCTCGGAACCTTCATTCTCTATGGTGAGTAATAAAGCGTCGGGAGCGATTTCCGGCGCATTCATCATTCGCGCTAAACGCTGCAGCGAAGAGAGAATCAGGGTTTGCTCCCATTTGTCCAAAGCGCGAAACTGACGCACAAAGTCATCCTGCAGCATTTGCGGCGCGGCTGAAAGAATCTTTTCCCCTTCCGGTGTGAGATGGGCGTGAACCTTACGTTTATCGGTTGTATCGCGTTCCCGTTTCACCAATTCACGTTTTTCCAGTCGATCCAGAATGCTGGTGGCCGTTGCCTGGCTCATGTTGGTCGCACCGGACAACTGACGTATGGTCATGCTCGGTTCGGCCTTGATTGCTCTCATCAGCAGCAGTTGCGGGCTGGTCAGCCCAAAGTCTTTATTGAGCTTTTTGGAGTGCAGATCAATAGCGCGTATGATTTGTCGTATCGCGACTAATACTTCCTCGTGGATATCCAAGTTATCCTCCATCAAGTCTTATTGGCGTTCTCTGTCCTATTGCTCTGGGAGAAAACTGCCTGACTTGTCGTTATCATTATAATAGTTAGGTACTGAATTGTTATTTGGCACGTAATATCGGTTTGGTGCGAACTGTATGCTCAATAAAACCTGTCTGTTTAATAAAACCTGCCTGTTCAATAAAAACTGCTGTTTAGTAAGAAACTCTCTGTTTAGTAGGGAATATATGCTTGTTACTGAAATGCCCGCTCAGCACTGAACTACGTGATTAGTGATGAGCGCCTGTTATTCATCACCAGGCAGGCTAATCTCGCCCTATGGTTTTGCGCTTGATGAGCCTGCCGGTGGTTATCACTTAACCTTGGTTTGGTGGTGATTACATCGCGGCCTGTTTGGCGCTATCAATCCATGAGTTAAACAGTTTTTGGTGCGCTTTAATCCAGCCATCGGCATGCGCTTCAATGTCCTGCTCGGAATTATGGCCCTGACTCATCATCATGTTTTCAGCACTGACATCATTGATGTTGAGTTTCATCACTTCGAACAGTTTCGCTGCGGCCGGGTTATTGTCAGCAAACTGCTTGTTGGCGACGATTTTCATCGAGTTCATCTGGAAGCCGTAATTTTTGCCATTCGGCAGTGTGGTATCTACGTCACTGCGATCGCCAGGCAGAGCAGAGAAAGGTACTTCCAGCCACACCACATCTTTACCCGGAACCAGCACACCACTTACCCAATACGGAGTCCAGGTGTAGTAAAAGATTGAATCGCCTTTTTTATAGCGCGAGATGGTGTCAGCGATGATTGCGGCATAGTTACCCTGATTGTGAGTGACAGTGTCACGCAGGCCAAAGGCATCCATCTGATGTTCTATCACACCTTCACAGCCCCAGCCTGGTGTACAACCGGTCAAATCCGCTTTGCCGTCATCGTTGGCGTCAAACAGTTTGGCGATTTTCGGATCTTTGAGCTGCTCAATATTGGTGATGTTGTATTTCTCCGCGGTTTTTTTATCAATCAGATAACCCTGTGCAGCACCGGAGATATACTCGCCTTTACGATAAAATTTAGCGTCACCGCCCGCAGCCTGATATTTGTCTTTGTGCAGTGGCGCCCAGTTGACGGCCAGATAGGTGGCATCGCCTTCGCTGATCGAGGTGTAACCGACGTTGTAATCCACTTCTTTGGTTGGCAGTACGGTGTAACCTAGCGCTTCCATTGCTTTATTAACGATCAGCGTCTGGAACGTTTCTTCAGCCACTGTCGACTGAACAGGTTGCACTGTAATTCCGTCACCAGGCAGCTTGGCAAATGCCGGGGCTGCGAGTGTTGTACCGGCCACAAATCCTGTGGTGAGTATTGTCTTCCATGCTAACTTCATTTCTGTTCTCCTAGAGTGTTTTTACCTTCTGTGTGAATCAGTTTCTGTTTCAGGTGGTATACCAGTGAGGCCGGGCCTTTCTGGTACCAATGGGTTTTCTTGTCACGGCTGTTGGAGCCTATGGTTTGGGTGATCCGGTCGAGAAGAATCGCCAGTATGACGATACCCAGACCACCGACCGCGGCTAAGCCCATGTCGAGACGGCCAATACCACGCAGCACCATCTGACCTAAACCGCCAACCGCAATCATGGATGCGATAACAACCATGGACAGCGACAGCATCAGCGTCTGGTTGACGCCTGCCATGATGGTTGGCATCGCCAGCGGTAACTGGATGCGATACAACATCTGCTTCGGACTGGCACCAAAAGCGTGACCGGCCTCAATCAGTTCCTCAGGTACCTGCTGGATACCAAGGATAGTCAGACGTACGATAGGCGGCAGGGCGAAGATGATAGTCACCACGACGCCCGGCACATTACCGATACCAAACAGCATCACGATTGGCACCAGATAGACGAAGGCGGGCGTGGTCTGCATTGCGTCCAGCACCGGCCGGATAATTTTGCCTGCGGTCTCACTGCGCGCCAGCCAGATGCCGAGCGGCAGTCCGATCAGCAGGCAGAAGAACACCGACGTCATCACCAGGGCCAGCGTGACCATGGCTTCATCCCAGGCGCCGATCAGGCCGACCACCAGTAATGAGCAAAATGTTGCGATGCCCATTCTTGAACCGGCCAGTTGCCAGGTGATCAGAAACAGAATCAGCAGCATGATAGGAGCCGGGGTTGATACCAATGCGGTTTGAAATGACGTAAGTATTAAGTCGATTGGAATGCGAATAGCCTGAAATACCGGGCGTCCGTGAGTCACCAGCCAGTCAAGCGCGGTTTCAACCCAGCTGTCAAAGGGCAGAATCGCGTCTCTGAACGGATGCAGCCAGTCAAAAGGCGGGGCATCGGGCGTGGCGGTATTGAGCCAGTCGGCCCCTGAAGAAGTGGCGTTGCCTGCCCAGGGATCGCTGTTTGATGAGGCAGCCTGATTCGCGGCGCCCCAGGGATCGGCGGCTTGTGCAGCCGAAGTTGTCGTTTCCGTCGTCATGATTATTCCCTATCTAAAGTTTGCAGTAAGCGGCTTTTGGTGATCACACCGTAGTAATGCCCCTGGGCATCGACGACCGGTACCGAGTAAGGCACTTCGGCGACCTGACTAATCAGATCGCCCACAGAGACGTCCGGAGCAATAGTGACGGTGTCATCCAGCAGGGCGCTGCTGAGAGAGCGCTGCTCACGTTTGGCGGCTTTAAGTGAATCGAGGGACACGATTCCGGTGTACTTATTGCTGCGATCAACCACGATGCCGTATTCACGATCGTTGTCCATCAACAGTTGCATCGCCGCGGCGGGGCCATCGTTATCGTGTTTTTTGAACATCGCAGCCGGTTTTTTGCGCGCGATGTCTTTGGCGCAGAAGACGCTGGCGACATTGACGCCACGGAAGAAAGAAACTGACATAGTCATTGGCCGGATGATGCAGGATTTCGTCCGGTGTTCCGACCTGGACCACAACCCCATCTTGCATGATGGCGATGCGGTCACCGATGCGCATTGCTTCGTCCAGGTCGTGGGAAATAAAGACAATGGTACGTTTATCGTCGTTTTGCAGACGAATCAGTTCGTCCTGCATTTCGGTTCGAATTAACGGGTCGAGAGCGGAAAAGGCTTCGTCCATCAGCAGGATGTCCGGATCATTGGTCAGTGCTCGTGCCAGACCCACTCGTTGCTTCATCCCGCCGGAGAGTTCGTCGGGATATGAATCGCAATACGCTTCAAGCCCGACGCGTTCCAACGCAGCCCTGGCTGATTCATGACGCTGGGTTTCCTCTACGCCGGCCAGCTCCAGTCCGAAAGCGGCATTTTCAATCACTGTCATGTGTGGCATGAGCGCGAAATTCTGAAACACCATGGAAATGTTTTGACGCCGAACTTTTCTCAGTTCGTTATCTGAGATTTGGGCAATATCTTTACCCTTGAGCAATACGCTGCCACGGGTGGGTTCAATCAGGCGGTTCAGCAAGCGGACCAGGGTCGATTTACCGGATCCGGACAACCCCATAATGACAAAGATTTCCCCCTCATTGATCGAAAGAGACACGTCCTTAACCCCTACGGTAAGGCCGGTTTGCTCGAAAATATCATCTTTGTTGAGCCCCTTCTCGATCAGGGCGAATGCCTCTTGCGGTGTCTCTCCAAACACCTTATAGAGGTTGTTAACTTCTAGCATGGTTGACATCATTTACATCCTTTGTTGTCGTCAAAAGTAAGCGACGATAAATTGTAAATATGTATAGTACACTAAACATTAAATTAGCAGTTATCAAGTTGTTAAGGGGTGTGGTGTGTTGCAATCTTTACTTATAGTTATGATTTATAAGAAAAATTAAATTTTCAAAAAACTTACAGTTAATTTGAGTTAGAATGTTTTGTATTAGTAGAATAATCGGGCAACACACCGACCAATCACAGCATTCAATCTGCTTTCCTCTGACAGGAAATGCATCATTTAAGGAGCGCCACGTGCATAAAATTTGGCTAATAATCAGCTGTTTGGCTATGTTATTCACTTTCGGAGTCTCAGCGGAAGAGGCCGAGGAAGCCGCGCAGGACACTCCTGCCACAGCAGAGCAACAGGCGCCGGTTTACTCAGAATCGGCATTGCTGGATCGGCCGCTGATGGAGCGTTATATTCTTGATGAATTGAAATCTTTACGTCAGGACCAGCAGGATCTCGAGCGCAGGGTGATCACTCAAATTACCGATCGTGAGCTGACGGTGGCGGATAAATCGATGAACTACGCCAATGTTACTGTGACCTATTTCTTCTATATCATCGCCGGGGTTGCATCGCTGGTGGCGTTAGTCGGCTGGCAGTCGTTACGGGAAGTAAAGCACAACACCCGTGAGATGGCGGATAAGCGTCTTAATAAAATTGCCATGGAATATGAGAAGAAGTTCGTGGCGCTGGAGCGGGATTTAAAACGTAAAACCCGGATGCTGTCAGAAAACAACCGCGAAATCGAAATCATCAATGAAATTCATAACTTGTGGTTGCGGGCGCAGAAACGCGCAGACCGCTGACCAGCGTATCGAAGTGTACGACGAAATTCTTAAAATCCGTCCTGGTGATTTGGAAGCATTAACCTATAAAGCCGATGCAGCGATGGAGATCAAAGAGTACCACTGGGCCATGAGCTTGTGTAACCGGGTGCTTGAACTGGACGAAAACAATGGCCCGGCCCTGTACCAGCGTGCCTGTGCCTATGCGCGCCTGGGGGCAGAGGAGCAAGCGATGGAAGACATGACCCGCGCGCTGGAAACCACCCCTTCACTGCGTGAACTGATTGCCGATGAAGCAGACTTTGAGTCCCTGTATGGCAATAAAAAGTTTGATGCGTTAGTCAAAGCAACTCAAGCAGAATAAATATATACAAGTGATTGAATAATAGTCAGATTTACTTTATGCATTAACGTAGCGCGCTCTCAGGGCGCGCTTTTCTTTTCCACTCTCGTCTGACAAGGCTTCAACTTGTTCTATTCTTTGATAGGGCACCGGGCAAATTTGTTGATTACTCATTAATTTGCAAAGTTATGCGCTATAACCAAAGCTTGTCCTGACGACAAATTATTATCATTAGACACCTGGGGTGTTTTCCCTGATAAAGCGCGTGACATTTAGGGTGTCGGGTGTGGCTTTATCGCAAAGCCACAGACAAATTCTCTTGATATTGTGAGACTTGATGTGGAGCAACAATCCAAATTAGACAGCGTTCGAGCTGATTACAACGTTCATTACTGGAGCCAGGGTTTTTTTGGCATTGACGACCATGGCGAAGTGTATGTTTCACCCCGTAAAGACGGAGCTCATCCCACTCAGTTGAGTTCTATTGTAAAGCAACTAGAAGCGCGTAATTTGAATTTGCCGGTATTGGTGCGTTTTCCGCAAATCCTGCATCAGCGTGTTCACAACATTTGTGACGCGTTTAACCAGGCGATTGAAGAGTACGATTACCCGAACAAATATCTGCTGGTTTACCCGATTAAAGTGAACCAGCAAAAAGAAGTGGTTGATGAAATCCTTGCCAGCCAGGCAGAGCTGGAGACCAAGCAGCTCGGTCTGGAAGCGGGCAGTAAGCCGGAGCTTCTGGCGGTGTTGGCTATGGCACAGCAAGCCAGTTCGGTGATTGTATGTAACGGTTACAAAGACCGTGAGTACATGCGTTTGGCACTGATCGGTGAAAAACTGGGTCACAAAGTGTTCATCGTGCTGGAGAAGCTGTCTGAGCTGGATCTGGTTCTGAAAGAGGCTAAAAGTCTGGGTGTGAAACCACGCCTGGGTCTGCGTATTCGTCTCGCTTCTCAGGGCGCGGGCAAGTGGCAGTCGAGCGGTGGCGACAAATCTAAGTTTGGTCTGGCGGCGGCTCAGGTGCTGAGTGTGATTGAACGCCTGAAACAGGAACAGCAGCTGGACGCGCTACAGTTGGTGCATTTCCACCTTGGTTCGCAAATGGCGAATATTCGCGACGTGCGTAATGGTGTGAATGAATCGGCTCGCTTCTACTGCGAACTGCGTGAGCTGGGTGCACAGATCCAGTACTTCGATGTGGGTGGCGGTTTGGCGGTGGATTACGATGGTACCCGCAGTCAGTCATCGAACTCGATGAACTACGGTTTGCTGGAGTACGCCCGTAACATCGTTAACACAGTTGGTGACGTGTGTACTTTGTACAACCAGCCGATGCCGACTATTATCTCGGAATCCGGTCGTTCAGTAACGGCGCATCACGCGGTGCTGATTACTAACGTGATTGGTGCAGAGTCGTACCAGCCTGAAGCGATTGAAGCGCCGGAAGAGGACGCCCCGATTCTGCTGCAAAACATGTGGCGCAGTTGGGAAAACCTGAGCGAAGGCAGTGATGCCCGTGCTCTGATTGAGCTGTTTAACGATACACAAAGTGATTTGTCCGAAGCGCACAGCCTGTTTGCAACCGGCGTGATCAATTTGCAGCACCGGGCTTGGGTGGAGCAGCTGTCACTGCGTATCTATCATGAACTGCGTCAGAAGATGAGCACCAAAAACCGTTTCCATCGTCCAATCCTGGATGAGCTGCAGAACCGACTGGCCGATAAGTTCTTCGTCAACTTCTCGCTGTTCCAGTCGCTGCCGGATGCATGGGGTATCGACCAGGTGTTTCCGGTCCTGCCGCTGTCAGGTCTGGAAAACATGGCTGATCGCCGCGCGGTGATGCTGGATATCACCTGTGACTCGGACGGCGCTGTGGAGCAGTACGTAGAAGGTCAGGGGATTGAAACCACTCTGCCGGTACCGGCCTGGAACAAAGATCAGCCTTACCTGATGGGCTTCTTCCTGGTGGGTGCGTACCAGGAGATCCTGGGCGACATGCATAACCTGTTTGGTGATACCCACAGTGTGGTGGTGAACATTACCGACCAAGGCGAGTCAGACATTACCTTCGTCAATGAGGGGGATACGGTCGAAGACATGATGCGTTACGTACATATTGATGTGGATGCAATTCGCACCAATTATCGCCAGCTGGTAAGTCAGCGAGTGGCGGAGCAGGAACAAGAAACCGTTCTGGCCGAACTGGAACAGGGCCTGAATGGTTATACTTATCTAGAGGATTTTTAAATGAATGATTTGTTTACTAAAACTGATTATTCACTCTACTCCAACGCGATGACTTTTGTGCGTCGTCCGTACCAGCGTGATCCGCTGGAAACAGACGCCGATGTCGTCGTGCTGGGTGTACCGTTGGATATGGCAACGTCAGGCCGTCCCGGTGCGCGCATGGGGCCGGATGCGATTCGTCGCGCTTCGGTTAACCTGGCGTGGGAAGGCAAGAAGTTCCCGTGGGATTTCAACCTGTTCAAGCGCATCAACGTGGTTGATGCCGGTGATTTGGTGTTTGATTGCGGCGATGCAGAAGACTTTACTTATCGTCTGGAAGCGGCCACCAATGAGATCCTCAAGAGCGGTAAAACCATGCTGGCGCTGGGTGGTGATCACTTTATCACGCTGCCGATTCTGCGTGCCTATGCCAAGCATCATGGTGAGATGGCGCTGATTCACTTCGACGCCCATACCGACACCTATGCCAATGGCAGCGCCTATGATCACGGCACCATGTTCTACCATGCGCCGAAGGAAGGATTGATTTCTCCTCGTCATTCAGTGCAGATCGGTATTCGTACTGAGTACAAGCAGGAAGGTCATGGCTTCAACGTGATCAATGCGATGCAGGCCAACGACATGGCGGTGGATGAAATTGTCGGTCAGATCAAACACATTATCGGTGATAAGCCGGTTTATCTGACGTTTGACATCGATTGTCTTGACCCGGCGTTCGCACCGGGTACCGGTACGCCGGTATGCGGCGGACTGACTTCAGACAAAATCCTGAAAATCATCCGTGCGCTGAAAGGCATTAATCTGGTCGGTATGGATGTGGTTGAAGTGTCTCCGCCATACGATCAGAGTGACCTGACCTCACTGGCTGGCGCAACTATCGCGCTGGAACTGCTTTACGTTTGGGCATCCAATAAGTCTGACGACGAATAACGGTAATCAGCAAATCAAAACCGAGGCTTGCCCTCGGTTTTTTTACGCCTGCGTTTCGGTGGCCGTGTCGCTTCTGCAACGCGCTGAGCTTAAGCTTTGAACGTAAGCCCTGAATGTAAGCCTTGAACTTAAGCGCTGATATCCTCGTC contains:
- a CDS encoding methyl-accepting chemotaxis protein — encoded protein: MKLRTKMLSSYVVIATLFTVVSCVALGWFIEKEAEVALMKVAKERVISSRNQTAAQIESYFTTVAAQAESMVSDPGVQQAMTDFTSAYQEFPLISDNLSALQNYYTEQFSGRYREINGSSNVDSLSLYNGLTDRAKVLQNQFIALNQNPLGSKDKLLSTPLQTEYDQVHRTYHPYFTKLIEKFGYYDVFLVDAQSGDVVYSAYKELDFATSLKTGPYKNSGLAKAYREGLTLKEGTYFTDFESYTPSYDAQAAFVSAPIVVAGQTIGVLVMQMPLDVINEVMTHNHDWQQAGFGVSGETYLVGGDKRMRSDSRFIAEDKTGYLKLMQELGVSGATLAKMDAQSTSIGLQTVDSDSVTRALKGEQGVALITDYRNVSVLSAYTPLNLQGLNWVLMSEIDESEALGFLTTLNTHIKQSAFYLLAPAVIIGLIVAFVMSRSILAPLNRMQNTVKQLGSGSGDLRYRLEEKGNDEITDLSRGFNAFIAHLDDTFSSLLGSIQRMEPMSQDVDDLNAKLSGASTSMHDQSQQVREQMNQSAETSQLVTGELEGIQHASSNTVQVLGEGRASVAETVSQMDNLSNDLSLVAQAVRELTVDAEKIRQVIVVINDIAEQTNLLALNAAIEAARAGEQGRGFAVVADEVRNLSVKTRFFDGQCQ
- a CDS encoding MarR family transcriptional regulator is translated as MDIHEEVLVAIRQIIRAIDLHSKKLNKDFGLTSPQLLLMRAIKAEPSMTIRQLSGATNMSQATATSILDRLEKRELVKRERDTTDKRKVHAHLTPEGEKILSAAPQMLQDDFVRQFRALDKWEQTLILSSLQRLARMMNAPEIAPDALLLTIENEGSEPLELP
- the proX gene encoding glycine betaine/L-proline ABC transporter substrate-binding protein ProX gives rise to the protein MKLAWKTILTTGFVAGTTLAAPAFAKLPGDGITVQPVQSTVAEETFQTLIVNKAMEALGYTVLPTKEVDYNVGYTSISEGDATYLAVNWAPLHKDKYQAAGGDAKFYRKGEYISGAAQGYLIDKKTAEKYNITNIEQLKDPKIAKLFDANDDGKADLTGCTPGWGCEGVIEHQMDAFGLRDTVTHNQGNYAAIIADTISRYKKGDSIFYYTWTPYWVSGVLVPGKDVVWLEVPFSALPGDRSDVDTTLPNGKNYGFQMNSMKIVANKQFADNNPAAAKLFEVMKLNINDVSAENMMMSQGHNSEQDIEAHADGWIKAHQKLFNSWIDSAKQAAM
- the proW gene encoding glycine betaine/L-proline ABC transporter permease ProW; its protein translation is MTTETTTSAAQAADPWGAANQAASSNSDPWAGNATSSGADWLNTATPDAPPFDWLHPFRDAILPFDSWVETALDWLVTHGRPVFQAIRIPIDLILTSFQTALVSTPAPIMLLILFLITWQLAGSRMGIATFCSLLVVGLIGAWDEAMVTLALVMTSVFFCLLIGLPLGIWLARSETAGKIIRPVLDAMQTTPAFVYLVPIVMLFGIGNVPGVVVTIIFALPPIVRLTILGIQQVPEELIEAGHAFGASPKQMLYRIQLPLAMPTIMAGVNQTLMLSLSMVVIASMIAVGGLGQMVLRGIGRLDMGLAAVGGLGIVILAILLDRITQTIGSNSRDKKTHWYQKGPASLVYHLKQKLIHTEGKNTLGEQK
- the speA gene encoding arginine decarboxylase: MEQQSKLDSVRADYNVHYWSQGFFGIDDHGEVYVSPRKDGAHPTQLSSIVKQLEARNLNLPVLVRFPQILHQRVHNICDAFNQAIEEYDYPNKYLLVYPIKVNQQKEVVDEILASQAELETKQLGLEAGSKPELLAVLAMAQQASSVIVCNGYKDREYMRLALIGEKLGHKVFIVLEKLSELDLVLKEAKSLGVKPRLGLRIRLASQGAGKWQSSGGDKSKFGLAAAQVLSVIERLKQEQQLDALQLVHFHLGSQMANIRDVRNGVNESARFYCELRELGAQIQYFDVGGGLAVDYDGTRSQSSNSMNYGLLEYARNIVNTVGDVCTLYNQPMPTIISESGRSVTAHHAVLITNVIGAESYQPEAIEAPEEDAPILLQNMWRSWENLSEGSDARALIELFNDTQSDLSEAHSLFATGVINLQHRAWVEQLSLRIYHELRQKMSTKNRFHRPILDELQNRLADKFFVNFSLFQSLPDAWGIDQVFPVLPLSGLENMADRRAVMLDITCDSDGAVEQYVEGQGIETTLPVPAWNKDQPYLMGFFLVGAYQEILGDMHNLFGDTHSVVVNITDQGESDITFVNEGDTVEDMMRYVHIDVDAIRTNYRQLVSQRVAEQEQETVLAELEQGLNGYTYLEDF
- the speB gene encoding agmatinase, whose amino-acid sequence is MNDLFTKTDYSLYSNAMTFVRRPYQRDPLETDADVVVLGVPLDMATSGRPGARMGPDAIRRASVNLAWEGKKFPWDFNLFKRINVVDAGDLVFDCGDAEDFTYRLEAATNEILKSGKTMLALGGDHFITLPILRAYAKHHGEMALIHFDAHTDTYANGSAYDHGTMFYHAPKEGLISPRHSVQIGIRTEYKQEGHGFNVINAMQANDMAVDEIVGQIKHIIGDKPVYLTFDIDCLDPAFAPGTGTPVCGGLTSDKILKIIRALKGINLVGMDVVEVSPPYDQSDLTSLAGATIALELLYVWASNKSDDE